A genomic stretch from Bacillus sp. N1-1 includes:
- a CDS encoding MFS transporter, producing the protein METARKYASPNIETKEDIRPKEFASYFGYGFGQCISFGLVGSYILFFYTDILGISAAAASIIFLIARTWDAINDPMMASVMDTLHSKHGKFRPYLKYMPFFVAIITIVCFLPLDGLSPTAKLIYAGGTYILWGMIYTVSDVPYWSLSSVMSQDAQQRTKLITFANMGVFAGIALSPVLFVPLAEWLGGDDIGQGYFLATVVLMIFALPIMLNGFKNTKERVKAPKTKVKLSDAARAIKANKPMFAVLVVFFCNVFMNITQALNVFFFTYNLGSASLMSIFGIISLASCIGFFIIPTLAKRFKKKHMLMTIVALDIVIRVIWYTVGYSSVFVSFIFIAITMLLYTATGPLISSMLAETIEYTELKTGKRNEAIIFSGQTFTGKLSVAIAGGATGLILTWINYRPNEAQTDFTLDMMFFVIALLPALGSLIRLIVMYFYSYTEDEYNIIVEKLHERKLREQ; encoded by the coding sequence ATGGAAACAGCGAGAAAGTATGCTTCACCTAATATCGAAACGAAAGAGGATATTCGACCGAAAGAATTTGCTTCTTATTTCGGGTATGGGTTTGGGCAGTGTATTAGCTTTGGATTAGTAGGATCTTACATTCTCTTTTTTTATACGGATATTCTTGGAATATCCGCTGCAGCAGCAAGTATTATTTTCCTTATTGCCAGAACGTGGGATGCGATTAATGATCCGATGATGGCTTCTGTGATGGACACGCTCCATTCAAAACACGGAAAGTTTCGACCTTATTTAAAGTACATGCCGTTTTTCGTTGCGATCATCACGATTGTCTGTTTTCTCCCATTAGATGGTTTAAGTCCTACAGCTAAGTTAATTTATGCTGGTGGAACATATATTCTTTGGGGAATGATTTATACGGTTTCTGATGTACCGTACTGGTCGCTCTCCTCCGTGATGAGTCAGGATGCTCAGCAGCGGACGAAATTAATTACGTTTGCGAATATGGGGGTTTTCGCTGGGATTGCTTTATCGCCAGTCTTATTTGTCCCCCTTGCTGAGTGGTTAGGTGGAGACGATATTGGGCAGGGGTATTTCCTTGCAACAGTGGTGCTCATGATTTTTGCACTACCGATCATGCTGAATGGGTTTAAAAATACGAAGGAACGTGTCAAAGCTCCTAAGACAAAAGTAAAGCTCTCTGATGCAGCACGTGCCATTAAAGCAAATAAACCGATGTTCGCCGTATTAGTCGTTTTCTTTTGCAACGTCTTTATGAATATTACTCAAGCCTTAAACGTCTTCTTTTTCACATACAATCTTGGAAGCGCTTCACTCATGTCCATTTTCGGTATTATTAGTTTAGCTAGCTGTATCGGGTTTTTCATTATCCCAACGCTAGCAAAGCGATTCAAGAAGAAGCATATGCTCATGACCATTGTTGCCCTTGATATTGTGATCCGAGTCATCTGGTATACTGTAGGTTACTCCAGTGTATTTGTTTCCTTTATATTTATTGCGATCACAATGCTACTTTACACTGCAACGGGACCATTGATTTCCTCAATGCTAGCGGAAACAATCGAATATACCGAATTGAAAACCGGTAAACGAAATGAAGCAATCATCTTCTCTGGACAAACCTTTACGGGGAAACTATCTGTAGCAATTGCTGGTGGTGCGACTGGACTAATCTTAACATGGATTAACTATCGTCCAAATGAAGCTCAAACTGATTTTACACTTGATATGATGTTTTTCGTTATCGCTCTATTACCTGCATTAGGTTCACTTATAAGATTAATTGTGATGTATTTCTACTCTTATACAGAAGACGAGTACAATATAATTGTTGAAAAACTGCACGAAAGAAAATTGAGAGAGCAATAA
- a CDS encoding ArsR family transcriptional regulator, with amino-acid sequence MKKLQLSFDNMLPINKALANQTRVQILKLLSDKPYNVNDLAEKLGLPFSTTASHVSKLEEVDLIATELVPGRGTQKVSAMNYDRIVVDLYTSDEKKEEQQVTYEMPIGDYLDCHVVPNCGIVDENGFIGMQDDPRSFYEPDRKQAQLLYFKDGYVEYRFPNRIPYGFRASELEISAEICSEAPNHKLDWPSDITAWVNHEEVGTWTSPGDFGGERGQLTPEWWRTNLTQYGLLKHWKLNKSGCFLDGEKISDRTIDDFQLSNYPYIAFRLGIKQDAVNSGGMNLFGPKFGNHEQGIVVHIKYEPNTEN; translated from the coding sequence TTGAAAAAGTTACAGCTATCTTTTGATAACATGCTGCCAATTAATAAAGCTCTTGCGAATCAAACAAGAGTGCAAATTCTTAAGTTGCTTAGTGACAAACCATATAATGTGAACGATCTAGCAGAAAAACTTGGATTGCCTTTTTCGACAACAGCTTCACATGTTAGTAAATTAGAAGAAGTTGATCTCATTGCCACCGAGCTAGTACCGGGAAGAGGAACTCAAAAAGTGAGTGCGATGAATTATGATCGCATTGTCGTTGATTTATATACTTCGGATGAAAAAAAGGAAGAGCAACAAGTGACCTACGAAATGCCGATAGGAGATTATCTCGACTGCCATGTGGTTCCCAATTGTGGAATCGTAGATGAGAACGGTTTTATCGGGATGCAGGATGATCCTCGTTCCTTTTATGAACCAGACCGAAAGCAGGCACAGCTCCTGTATTTTAAGGATGGGTATGTCGAGTATCGTTTTCCAAACCGCATTCCTTATGGCTTTAGAGCAAGTGAGTTAGAAATAAGTGCTGAAATTTGTTCGGAAGCCCCCAATCACAAACTAGATTGGCCATCTGATATAACGGCATGGGTGAATCATGAAGAAGTTGGAACGTGGACCTCACCAGGGGATTTTGGTGGTGAGCGAGGTCAGTTAACACCTGAATGGTGGCGAACCAATTTAACGCAATATGGATTGTTAAAGCATTGGAAACTGAATAAGAGCGGTTGTTTTTTAGATGGAGAGAAAATATCTGACCGAACAATTGATGATTTTCAGTTGTCTAACTACCCCTACATTGCCTTTCGTTTAGGGATAAAACAAGATGCTGTAAATAGTGGTGGAATGAATTTATTTGGTCCAAAGTTTGGGAATCATGAACAGGGGATTGTTGTCCATATTAAATACGAACCAAATACAGAAAACTAA
- a CDS encoding acyl-CoA dehydrogenase family protein: MMRNFYTEDPNLAFLLKDYLDLNFFQWAEEELIEYGELCANEIDERARHTDQEGQPRLVKYDKMGNDISYVWRNEGYLKTVKQTYDRGIVGYLHKEIPALGKRGNYIYSFAQGYLLSQTEPGFYCPVTLTMATAYLLDHYAEEKLKNKFLPHVLATGDVELYEGATFLTERQGGSDVGANETRAVKEGDHYRLTGEKYFASNAGACGVAMVLARIDNQTPGTKGLSLFLVPWKKEDGSNNDLSIRRLKDKLGVKAVPSAEVLLEGSKAYLVGEASKGFSYMAEALNLSRLCNAIASVGIMQRAYLEAKSYAYERGAFKQKLKDFPMIRESLVNMKVKQEVEMSAIFSSIALFDKVASGQSVSEEDQALNRLLIALVKKESAEQAVHFSHEAIEMHGGNGYIEDFVTPRLLRDAQVLTVWEGTGNILGLEVLRLIQKYEVHHLFFSKMKKELDDLPKGLSEEVKKVVTAINSAHVRINQVCQMDQSMQTYHCKRITKWLSDIFECTIALTDAARFGKRKQAVAQIFIDKTLQKDSYSLSELTLNHYELIIENPPIYSELQRT; this comes from the coding sequence ATGATGAGAAACTTTTATACCGAGGATCCAAATTTGGCATTTCTATTAAAAGACTACCTTGATCTAAATTTCTTTCAGTGGGCGGAAGAAGAACTGATCGAATATGGTGAGCTTTGTGCGAATGAGATTGATGAACGCGCACGTCATACCGATCAAGAGGGACAGCCAAGATTGGTGAAGTATGACAAGATGGGCAATGACATTTCCTATGTCTGGCGAAATGAAGGCTACCTCAAAACCGTTAAGCAAACTTATGACCGTGGAATTGTAGGCTATCTTCATAAAGAAATTCCTGCGTTAGGCAAGAGAGGGAATTACATTTATTCGTTTGCGCAAGGGTATCTTCTTTCGCAAACCGAACCGGGATTTTATTGTCCTGTAACCTTAACGATGGCAACGGCTTATTTACTTGATCACTATGCGGAAGAGAAATTGAAGAACAAATTTTTGCCGCACGTCCTTGCGACAGGGGATGTTGAGCTATATGAAGGAGCGACTTTTCTAACCGAACGCCAGGGTGGATCGGACGTAGGAGCGAATGAAACGCGTGCTGTAAAGGAAGGGGATCATTACCGATTAACTGGAGAAAAGTACTTTGCGAGTAATGCAGGCGCATGCGGTGTTGCGATGGTATTAGCACGCATCGATAACCAAACGCCAGGTACGAAGGGATTAAGTTTGTTTTTAGTTCCGTGGAAAAAAGAAGATGGATCGAACAATGATCTCTCCATTAGAAGGTTAAAAGATAAGCTAGGGGTAAAGGCAGTTCCTTCCGCTGAAGTCCTCCTTGAAGGCTCGAAAGCATACCTTGTTGGGGAGGCATCAAAAGGTTTTTCCTATATGGCAGAAGCATTAAACTTGTCTCGCCTTTGCAATGCGATTGCGTCAGTAGGGATTATGCAGCGAGCTTATCTTGAAGCGAAAAGCTATGCGTATGAGCGAGGTGCTTTTAAACAAAAATTAAAGGACTTTCCGATGATACGAGAATCACTTGTGAATATGAAGGTGAAGCAGGAAGTAGAAATGAGTGCGATTTTCTCGAGTATTGCGCTTTTTGATAAAGTCGCAAGCGGGCAAAGTGTGAGCGAAGAAGATCAGGCGCTAAATCGTTTGCTGATTGCGCTAGTGAAAAAAGAGTCGGCAGAGCAGGCGGTTCACTTCTCCCATGAAGCGATTGAAATGCATGGAGGAAACGGCTACATTGAGGATTTTGTTACACCGCGGCTACTCCGGGATGCCCAAGTATTAACCGTATGGGAAGGAACGGGGAATATTCTTGGACTTGAAGTGCTACGTTTAATTCAGAAGTATGAAGTTCATCATTTATTTTTCTCTAAAATGAAGAAGGAGCTCGATGATCTCCCTAAAGGTTTATCGGAGGAAGTAAAGAAAGTGGTAACAGCGATTAATTCAGCACATGTGCGTATCAACCAGGTTTGCCAGATGGATCAGTCGATGCAGACGTATCACTGTAAACGAATTACGAAATGGTTATCGGATATTTTTGAATGTACGATTGCTTTGACGGATGCAGCTAGGTTTGGAAAAAGAAAACAAGCAGTTGCTCAAATCTTTATCGATAAAACGTTACAAAAGGATTCTTATTCCCTAAGTGAACTTACCCTCAATCATTATGAGCTTATAATTGAGAATCCACCAATTTATTCAGAATTACAAAGAACGTAA
- a CDS encoding recombinase family protein: MNAVIYCRVSTKKEAQESSLARQKEELQRFASQSGFTVHRMIEEKHSGYDIDRDGILEVLDLLKEGQVEALLIQDETRLGRGNAKIALLHAVHKYGGTIYTVNQNGELQLSEADSMVLEIVSIVEEFQRKLHNLKIKRGMDKAVKDGYRPQRNLSHQNYGGRERVEVPIEEIVNLRNRGLTFHEIAATLKGFGHHASKATVHRRYKEYVDEQSEKH, from the coding sequence ATGAACGCCGTTATTTATTGCCGAGTAAGTACAAAAAAAGAAGCGCAAGAGTCATCTCTTGCAAGGCAAAAAGAAGAATTGCAACGTTTTGCATCACAGTCAGGATTTACAGTTCACCGAATGATTGAAGAAAAGCACAGCGGGTATGACATTGATCGAGATGGCATACTCGAGGTACTGGATTTGTTAAAAGAAGGGCAAGTCGAAGCATTGCTCATTCAAGATGAAACAAGACTTGGACGAGGGAACGCCAAAATTGCTCTTCTTCATGCCGTTCACAAATATGGCGGAACCATTTATACGGTAAATCAAAACGGAGAACTTCAATTATCGGAAGCTGATTCAATGGTGCTTGAAATTGTAAGTATTGTCGAAGAATTTCAGCGAAAGCTTCACAACTTGAAAATCAAACGCGGTATGGATAAGGCGGTGAAAGATGGTTATCGCCCTCAACGAAATCTTAGTCATCAAAATTACGGTGGAAGAGAGCGTGTTGAAGTACCGATTGAGGAAATTGTTAACCTTCGTAACCGTGGCTTAACGTTCCATGAGATTGCAGCAACGCTTAAAGGTTTTGGTCACCATGCATCAAAAGCCACGGTACATAGACGCTATAAGGAATATGTTGACGAACAGAGTGAGAAGCACTAA
- a CDS encoding YneF family protein: MWWMYTLVGVLALIAGVALGFFIARKYMMDYLKKNPPINENMLRVMMMQMGQKPSQKKINQMMKAMNSQMTNNDK, from the coding sequence ATGTGGTGGATGTACACGCTTGTGGGCGTGCTAGCGTTGATTGCTGGAGTAGCACTTGGCTTTTTTATTGCCCGCAAATATATGATGGACTATTTAAAGAAGAATCCCCCTATTAATGAAAACATGCTTCGTGTAATGATGATGCAAATGGGGCAGAAACCTTCTCAGAAGAAGATTAATCAGATGATGAAGGCTATGAATAGTCAAATGACGAACAACGATAAATAG
- a CDS encoding GNAT family N-acetyltransferase, with protein sequence MKVRIEKLQETDAEPLFQFEVENRSYFRTMVPDRGDNYYHYESFKNKLDQLLLEQSQGQSTFYLIRDESSAILGRINLVDFDASNGKAELGYRIGERYSGKGIASIALKLLLDEMSKNLDVKHITARTTKDNVASQKILTKNGFTYTYTDRDEVFLNGKEVKLLHYQWKN encoded by the coding sequence ATGAAAGTTCGCATTGAAAAACTACAAGAAACTGATGCTGAACCATTATTTCAGTTTGAAGTCGAAAACCGGTCTTACTTTAGGACGATGGTGCCTGATCGTGGGGATAATTATTATCACTATGAATCGTTCAAAAACAAACTTGATCAGTTATTATTGGAGCAGTCACAGGGCCAATCAACATTCTATTTAATTAGAGATGAAAGTTCCGCTATTTTAGGGAGAATCAATTTAGTAGACTTCGATGCGTCTAATGGAAAGGCCGAGTTAGGTTATCGAATCGGTGAGAGGTATAGTGGAAAAGGGATTGCTTCGATCGCCCTCAAACTACTTTTAGACGAAATGAGTAAGAACCTAGACGTGAAACACATTACCGCAAGGACGACAAAAGATAATGTGGCCTCACAGAAGATTCTTACGAAAAATGGATTTACATACACATATACCGATCGTGATGAAGTTTTCTTAAATGGCAAAGAAGTAAAATTACTTCATTACCAGTGGAAGAATTAA
- a CDS encoding dihydrofolate reductase family protein, which translates to MTNRKVSVYIATSVDGYVATEDDSLDWLFKTDPEGDAGYEDFMKDVDTMIMGRRTYDWVMEQENGVNPYKGKMSYVYTTQSRENIEDVTFTSEDPTSLIERLNEQGGGTIWLIGGGGVVHEFLEKNLINEFIISLAPALIGKGIPLFQKSDVTHDLELTDVRRYGQFAQLHYRVNND; encoded by the coding sequence ATGACAAATCGAAAAGTATCTGTTTACATCGCGACAAGCGTTGACGGCTATGTGGCAACGGAAGATGACTCACTCGACTGGCTTTTTAAAACCGATCCTGAGGGAGACGCGGGCTATGAAGACTTTATGAAAGATGTCGACACCATGATTATGGGGCGTCGTACGTATGACTGGGTGATGGAACAAGAGAACGGAGTAAATCCTTATAAAGGGAAAATGTCCTATGTGTATACGACTCAATCTAGAGAAAACATAGAAGATGTCACATTCACATCGGAAGATCCAACGTCACTCATTGAACGATTAAACGAGCAGGGTGGTGGAACGATCTGGCTTATCGGTGGTGGTGGAGTCGTGCATGAATTTCTTGAGAAAAATTTGATTAATGAGTTTATTATCTCTCTAGCACCAGCGCTAATTGGCAAAGGGATTCCGCTGTTTCAGAAAAGCGACGTTACACATGATCTTGAATTAACCGATGTGCGCCGGTACGGACAGTTTGCACAGCTTCATTATCGTGTGAATAATGATTAA
- a CDS encoding DUF896 domain-containing protein, producing MLSQDKIQRINELSRKSKESSLTEAEKKEQKDLRQEYLASLRSSFSNQLHSIKVVDEEGTDVTPEKLKESKKNRGFLQ from the coding sequence ATGCTTTCTCAAGATAAAATTCAACGAATTAACGAGCTATCTCGTAAATCAAAAGAGTCATCTTTAACAGAGGCTGAGAAAAAAGAACAAAAAGATCTTCGTCAGGAATACTTGGCAAGCCTTCGTTCTTCTTTTAGTAACCAGCTTCACTCCATTAAAGTTGTGGATGAAGAAGGCACAGACGTAACGCCTGAAAAATTAAAAGAAAGCAAGAAAAATCGCGGCTTTCTTCAGTAA
- a CDS encoding ferritin, protein MVQKEVQELLNTLIQIEHISTTLYLAMSAYLDRKNYTGMASWLRIQSDEERTHLLTLINYLTGKDGVVELGSLPEQSIDFGTPLETFQQVLEHEQYVTNSYRQAYNYIKKIDPQTTVIVQDFLREQIDEEAQALTIVERLKLAGDNTSSFLLIDQELGQRQPG, encoded by the coding sequence ATGGTACAAAAAGAAGTTCAAGAACTTTTAAACACACTGATTCAAATTGAACACATTTCAACCACGCTATATTTAGCGATGTCTGCTTACTTGGATCGGAAGAATTATACTGGAATGGCCAGTTGGCTACGCATTCAGTCTGATGAAGAACGCACGCATCTTCTCACACTAATTAATTACTTAACTGGTAAAGATGGTGTCGTTGAATTAGGCTCTTTACCGGAACAATCGATCGACTTTGGAACGCCGCTTGAAACGTTCCAGCAAGTTTTAGAACACGAACAATATGTTACGAATTCTTACCGGCAGGCTTATAACTATATTAAGAAGATTGATCCCCAAACGACCGTCATCGTGCAAGATTTCTTACGCGAACAAATCGACGAAGAAGCTCAAGCTCTCACGATTGTGGAAAGGTTGAAATTAGCTGGAGATAACACGTCCTCTTTCCTACTGATCGACCAGGAACTTGGTCAAAGGCAGCCAGGTTAA
- a CDS encoding sugar-binding domain-containing protein — MAIKTTYVLQKRASTEEEYPRLQFKRTEWYDLNGEWQFEFDDEDRGEAEQLYDQKKDFTQTIQAPYAHQSKKSGVELDGNHEVVWYKREFHWEKYTDKNLLLHFEAVDYHTKVWVNGEFIGEHEGGHTPFSFSITNAICNGENTIVVRVEDPNSVEQPIGKQSWKDDNFLCWYSRTTGIWQSVWLEEVPLQYIQDVKMTPRVEEGKLSIEASLPRQKKKVYFEANVYFNEEWIDTVGVWIKENQTRVELTAKVESDLADFRVFYWTPDTPNLYDVTFQLYVDQEIVDTIESYFGMRSIEIQEGRILLNKDTFYQKLILDQGYYKDSLMTGDYKQMKSDLLKVKEMGFNGVRRHQTIADRRYLALCDELGLVVWAEMPSSFKFSSTSMFRMMKETREMVQKHYNHPSVIIYTLMNESWGVNEIYHREDQQAFVNALYYQTKAQDPSRLVVGNDGWEHTLTDILTIHDYNSDAESLRNSYEKMEFVNGSPSKTSRKQNYAKGYAYRGEPIMISEYGGIAYGNEQSDVEWGYGSRPQTEEEVLERLEALTKVIMENDAIQGFCYTQLTDVEQEVNGLLDHHHDYKFDPKKIKKILLSRQSNGFIFE, encoded by the coding sequence ATGGCGATCAAGACCACATATGTTTTACAAAAAAGAGCGAGTACGGAAGAGGAGTATCCTCGACTGCAGTTCAAACGGACTGAATGGTACGACTTAAATGGAGAATGGCAGTTTGAATTTGATGATGAAGATCGTGGCGAAGCTGAACAATTGTATGATCAAAAAAAAGATTTTACGCAAACGATTCAAGCGCCTTACGCCCACCAGAGTAAAAAATCTGGCGTTGAGCTAGATGGAAACCATGAAGTGGTTTGGTATAAGCGTGAATTTCATTGGGAGAAATACACTGATAAAAACCTTTTGCTACATTTTGAAGCCGTTGATTATCACACCAAAGTTTGGGTGAATGGAGAATTTATTGGTGAGCATGAGGGTGGCCATACCCCATTTAGCTTTTCCATTACGAATGCCATCTGTAACGGTGAGAACACGATCGTGGTTCGGGTGGAAGATCCAAATAGTGTGGAGCAGCCGATTGGAAAGCAGTCATGGAAAGATGACAACTTTTTATGCTGGTATTCAAGAACGACGGGTATTTGGCAATCGGTTTGGCTTGAGGAAGTGCCTCTTCAGTATATTCAGGATGTCAAGATGACGCCTCGAGTGGAAGAAGGGAAACTCTCGATTGAAGCGAGTCTACCACGTCAAAAGAAAAAAGTTTACTTCGAGGCAAATGTTTATTTTAATGAGGAGTGGATTGATACCGTAGGCGTATGGATAAAAGAAAACCAAACGCGTGTTGAGCTCACCGCAAAAGTTGAATCGGATCTAGCTGATTTTCGCGTCTTTTATTGGACGCCAGATACACCGAATCTATATGATGTAACGTTTCAACTATATGTCGATCAAGAGATTGTGGATACGATTGAAAGTTATTTTGGGATGAGGAGTATTGAAATTCAGGAGGGTAGAATTCTACTTAACAAAGATACCTTTTATCAAAAACTAATTCTCGATCAGGGCTATTATAAAGATTCGTTGATGACAGGGGATTACAAGCAGATGAAGTCTGATCTTCTTAAAGTGAAGGAGATGGGGTTCAACGGTGTTCGGCGCCATCAAACAATTGCGGACAGACGGTACTTAGCTCTTTGTGACGAATTAGGCTTAGTCGTGTGGGCTGAGATGCCAAGTAGTTTTAAGTTTAGTAGCACCTCGATGTTTCGCATGATGAAAGAAACGAGAGAGATGGTGCAAAAACATTATAACCATCCGTCGGTTATTATTTATACCCTTATGAATGAATCGTGGGGCGTGAATGAAATCTACCACCGAGAAGATCAGCAGGCATTTGTAAACGCTCTCTATTATCAGACAAAGGCTCAGGATCCGAGTCGCCTTGTAGTAGGAAATGATGGATGGGAACATACACTAACCGATATCTTGACAATACATGATTACAATTCTGATGCGGAATCTTTAAGAAATAGCTATGAGAAGATGGAATTTGTAAATGGGAGTCCTTCGAAAACAAGCCGAAAGCAAAATTATGCGAAAGGCTATGCATATCGAGGGGAACCGATCATGATCAGTGAATATGGCGGTATAGCTTACGGTAATGAACAGAGCGATGTTGAGTGGGGCTATGGTAGTCGACCTCAAACAGAGGAAGAAGTACTCGAACGCCTAGAGGCACTAACAAAAGTGATAATGGAGAATGACGCCATTCAAGGTTTTTGCTACACACAACTGACAGATGTAGAGCAAGAAGTGAATGGGCTTCTTGATCATCATCATGACTATAAATTTGATCCTAAAAAAATTAAGAAGATCTTATTATCCAGGCAGTCCAACGGTTTTATCTTTGAATAA
- the sirA gene encoding sporulation inhibitor of replication protein SirA, which yields MRHYEMYFVKQHIAAQYAGKEHLLYQLLLERKRAIQSDEKDLLDKQVAFIIEPIAEEELNSYLVNELGAFRTYEYKNEGHRLSINQSKSDASLFVRKEKVNVYATGGTEAETVFFEVIRKLTPSFFAIDFQSGRYGWLNPIKQQKLV from the coding sequence ATGAGGCATTATGAAATGTATTTTGTTAAACAACACATAGCCGCTCAATATGCTGGCAAAGAACATCTTTTGTATCAACTTTTACTTGAAAGAAAGCGAGCGATCCAGTCGGATGAGAAAGACCTTCTCGATAAGCAGGTTGCCTTTATTATTGAGCCCATTGCAGAAGAGGAGCTAAACTCCTATCTTGTCAACGAATTAGGGGCATTCCGGACGTACGAATACAAAAACGAAGGGCACCGGTTAAGTATAAACCAATCAAAAAGCGATGCTTCTTTGTTTGTGAGAAAAGAGAAAGTGAATGTCTATGCGACTGGTGGGACTGAAGCTGAAACAGTCTTCTTTGAAGTGATTCGAAAATTAACTCCTTCTTTTTTCGCGATTGACTTCCAATCAGGTCGATATGGATGGCTTAACCCGATCAAACAGCAGAAACTAGTTTGA
- a CDS encoding iron-sulfur cluster biosynthesis family protein, whose amino-acid sequence MFVVTDSAAEFYKNEMELGNGDCLRLFVRYAGSGDSGGFSLGVMSDRPSYEDYKQEIGGVTYFVRPDDQWFVDQMKLDYDESNGGVLCDLPSMA is encoded by the coding sequence ATGTTTGTTGTAACTGATTCTGCAGCTGAGTTTTACAAAAACGAAATGGAACTTGGTAATGGAGATTGTCTAAGATTGTTTGTACGTTATGCAGGAAGTGGAGACAGCGGTGGTTTTTCCCTTGGAGTCATGTCTGACCGGCCTTCATATGAAGATTATAAGCAAGAAATTGGGGGCGTTACTTACTTTGTTCGACCGGATGATCAGTGGTTTGTTGATCAAATGAAACTAGATTATGATGAAAGCAACGGTGGCGTTCTTTGTGACCTGCCGAGTATGGCATAG
- the lexA gene encoding transcriptional repressor LexA, with the protein MKLSKRQQDILDFIKVEVKQKGYPPSVREIGEAVGLASSSTVHGHLARLEKKGYIRRDPTKPRAIEVLGLDEAIDIPRQHTVNVPVIGKVTAGQPITAIENVEEYFPLPEQFAQDEEHTFILVIEGDSMIEAGIYNGDMVIVKQQPTANNGDIVVAMTDDGEATVKRFFKESNYFRLQPENSSMEPIILDSVSILGKVVGVFRSIH; encoded by the coding sequence ATGAAACTATCAAAGCGTCAGCAGGACATTCTGGACTTTATTAAAGTCGAAGTAAAACAAAAAGGTTATCCACCGTCTGTTAGAGAAATTGGTGAAGCCGTTGGACTTGCTTCAAGCTCTACTGTCCATGGCCACCTGGCAAGACTTGAGAAAAAAGGTTATATCAGAAGAGACCCAACAAAGCCAAGAGCTATTGAAGTGTTGGGCCTTGATGAAGCGATCGACATCCCACGTCAGCACACTGTTAATGTTCCTGTCATTGGTAAAGTAACAGCTGGTCAACCAATCACAGCGATTGAAAATGTTGAAGAGTACTTCCCTCTTCCGGAGCAGTTTGCTCAGGATGAAGAGCATACATTCATTCTTGTCATCGAAGGGGATAGTATGATTGAAGCTGGTATTTATAACGGTGATATGGTTATCGTGAAGCAGCAACCAACTGCAAATAACGGAGACATCGTTGTTGCGATGACGGACGATGGCGAAGCAACGGTAAAACGTTTCTTTAAAGAAAGCAACTACTTCCGACTTCAGCCGGAAAACTCATCGATGGAACCGATCATTCTTGATTCTGTTTCGATCCTTGGTAAAGTGGTTGGTGTTTTCCGCTCGATCCACTAG